One segment of Amycolatopsis alba DSM 44262 DNA contains the following:
- a CDS encoding dihydroorotase, protein MTTVLIKGARPYGEGDPVDVLVEDGVITDIGALDTPEDAEVIDAGGQVLLPGFVDLHTHLREPGREDTETIATGSAAAALGGYTAVFAMANTDPVADNAVIVDHVWRRGQEAGLVDVHPVGAVTVGLKGEKLAELGTMAKSEARVKVFSDDGLCVADPLLMRRALEYSTALGVVIAQHAEEPRLTVGAQAHEGEQAARLGYTGWPASAEESIVARDCLLAQHANARLHVCHVSTAGTADILKWAKDRGTKVSAEVTPHHLLLTDERLATYDPVNKVNPPLRTESDAEKLRAALAEGVIDCVATDHAPHAVQDKDCEWNSARPGMLGLQTALSIVVETMVRTGLLDWRGVARVMSERPAEIGNLADHGRPIEVGEPANLTLVDPDTEWTVRGAEFASIAANTPYEGMRLPGVVTATLLRGRITAREGKISA, encoded by the coding sequence GTGACCACCGTCCTGATCAAGGGCGCCCGACCCTACGGAGAGGGCGATCCGGTCGACGTGCTCGTCGAGGACGGGGTCATCACCGATATCGGCGCTCTGGACACCCCTGAAGACGCCGAGGTGATCGACGCGGGCGGCCAGGTGCTGCTCCCCGGTTTCGTCGACTTGCACACCCACCTGCGCGAACCCGGCCGCGAGGACACCGAGACCATCGCCACCGGTTCGGCCGCGGCCGCGCTCGGCGGCTACACGGCGGTGTTCGCCATGGCCAACACCGATCCGGTGGCCGACAACGCGGTGATCGTCGACCACGTGTGGCGGCGCGGCCAGGAGGCCGGGCTGGTCGACGTGCACCCGGTCGGCGCGGTCACCGTGGGCCTCAAGGGCGAGAAGCTCGCCGAACTGGGCACCATGGCGAAGTCCGAAGCCCGTGTGAAGGTCTTCTCCGACGACGGCCTCTGCGTCGCGGACCCGCTGCTCATGCGCCGCGCGCTGGAGTACTCGACGGCGCTCGGCGTGGTCATCGCCCAGCACGCCGAAGAGCCGCGGCTGACCGTCGGCGCGCAGGCGCACGAAGGCGAGCAGGCCGCGCGCCTGGGCTACACCGGCTGGCCCGCCTCGGCGGAGGAGTCGATCGTCGCCCGCGACTGCCTGCTCGCCCAGCACGCGAACGCGCGGCTGCACGTTTGCCACGTCTCGACCGCCGGCACCGCGGACATCCTGAAGTGGGCCAAGGACCGCGGCACCAAGGTCTCGGCCGAGGTCACCCCGCACCACCTGCTGCTGACCGACGAGCGCCTGGCGACCTACGACCCGGTCAACAAGGTCAATCCGCCGCTGCGCACCGAGTCCGACGCCGAGAAGCTGCGTGCCGCGCTGGCCGAGGGTGTCATCGACTGCGTCGCCACCGACCACGCGCCGCACGCCGTCCAGGACAAGGACTGCGAGTGGAACTCGGCCCGGCCCGGCATGCTCGGTCTCCAGACCGCGCTGTCGATCGTGGTCGAGACCATGGTCCGCACCGGCCTGCTGGACTGGCGCGGTGTCGCGCGGGTGATGAGCGAGCGGCCCGCCGAGATCGGCAACCTGGCCGACCACGGCCGTCCGATCGAGGTTGGCGAACCGGCGAACCTGACCCTGGTCGACCCGGACACCGAATGGACCGTGCGGGGCGCGGAGTTCGCGAGCATCGCGGCCAACACCCCGTACGAAGGAATGCGGCTCCCCGGCGTGGTGACGGCGACGTTGCTGCGCGGGCGGATCACCGCGCGGGAAGGGAAGATCAGCGCATGA
- the pyrF gene encoding orotidine-5'-phosphate decarboxylase — MSGRFGARLARAVAEKGPLCAGIDPHPGLLQAWGLPADAGGLEKFALTAAEAIAPEVAVIKPQSAFFEAYGPPGVAVLAKTMKVCREAGALVLLDVKRGDIGSTMAAYMAAFLPSGAELEADAITVSPYLGFGSLDFAVEVAQEQGKGLFVLARTSNPEAQGLQNALLPNGKTVAQDIVDTAGAHNAGVGPLGDIGVVVGATIAPGELDLSKLNGPVLAPGFGAQGATPADLRALFGPGLPGVLPASSRDVLKHGPDPEALRAAVRRTRDSLGPLEKGQ, encoded by the coding sequence GTGAGCGGGCGGTTCGGGGCGAGGCTGGCGCGGGCGGTCGCGGAAAAGGGACCGCTCTGCGCCGGGATCGACCCCCATCCGGGGTTGCTCCAGGCGTGGGGTCTTCCGGCGGACGCGGGCGGTCTGGAGAAGTTCGCCCTCACCGCCGCCGAGGCGATCGCGCCCGAGGTCGCGGTGATCAAGCCCCAGTCGGCCTTTTTCGAGGCCTACGGGCCTCCTGGGGTCGCTGTCCTGGCCAAGACGATGAAGGTGTGCCGGGAAGCGGGCGCGCTCGTCCTGCTGGACGTCAAACGCGGCGACATCGGTTCCACGATGGCGGCGTACATGGCGGCTTTCCTGCCGTCGGGGGCGGAACTCGAGGCCGACGCCATAACGGTTTCCCCATACCTCGGGTTCGGCTCGCTGGATTTCGCCGTCGAGGTTGCGCAGGAGCAAGGCAAGGGCCTGTTCGTCCTCGCGCGCACTTCCAACCCGGAGGCGCAGGGACTGCAGAACGCCTTGCTGCCCAACGGAAAGACCGTCGCGCAGGACATCGTCGACACGGCGGGCGCGCATAACGCGGGTGTCGGGCCGCTGGGTGACATCGGTGTCGTCGTCGGCGCCACCATCGCGCCGGGAGAGCTCGACCTGAGCAAGCTGAACGGTCCCGTCCTGGCACCCGGTTTCGGGGCCCAGGGGGCCACTCCGGCCGATTTGCGGGCCCTTTTCGGGCCGGGACTGCCGGGCGTGCTGCCCGCGTCGTCCCGTGACGTCCTCAAACACGGGCCGGACCCCGAAGCACTACGTGCGGCCGTTCGGAGGACACGGGATTCCCTCGGTCCCCTGGAAAAAGGCCAATAG
- a CDS encoding aspartate carbamoyltransferase catalytic subunit, which yields MKHLLATDGLDPALATAVLDTAEELKRTLLGREVRKLPTLRGRTVITLFYENSTRTRVSFEIAGKWMSADVINVSASSSSVNKGESLRDTALTLAAAGADCVIIRHPASGAAQRLSGWLAEAGTAVVNAGDGTHEHPTQALLDAATLRERLGSLEGRRVAIVGDVLHSRVARSNIHLLSALGAEVVLVAPPTLLPAGVETLPVTVSHELDAELPAVDAVMMLRVQAERMHGGFFPSAREYSIAYGLNERRMKLLPEHAVVLHPGPMLRGMEIASAVADSPASAITEQVRNGVHVRMAVLYHLLASEGAAA from the coding sequence GTGAAGCACCTGCTCGCCACCGACGGGCTCGACCCGGCGCTCGCGACAGCCGTGCTGGACACCGCCGAAGAGCTCAAGCGCACCCTGCTGGGCCGCGAGGTCCGGAAACTGCCGACGTTGCGCGGCCGCACCGTCATCACGTTGTTCTACGAGAACTCGACCCGCACCCGCGTCTCGTTCGAGATCGCGGGGAAGTGGATGAGCGCCGACGTGATCAACGTCTCCGCGTCCAGTTCCTCGGTCAACAAGGGTGAATCGTTGCGGGACACCGCGCTGACACTGGCCGCGGCGGGCGCCGACTGCGTGATCATCCGGCACCCCGCCTCCGGGGCGGCGCAGCGGCTTTCGGGCTGGCTCGCCGAAGCCGGGACGGCGGTCGTCAACGCGGGGGACGGCACCCACGAGCATCCGACGCAGGCGCTGCTCGACGCCGCCACGCTGCGGGAGCGGCTCGGTTCGCTGGAAGGCCGCCGCGTCGCGATCGTCGGCGACGTCCTGCACAGCCGGGTGGCGCGGTCGAACATCCACCTGCTGTCCGCGCTGGGTGCCGAAGTGGTGCTCGTCGCGCCGCCGACGCTGCTGCCCGCCGGGGTCGAGACCCTGCCGGTCACGGTGTCGCACGAACTCGACGCCGAACTGCCCGCGGTCGACGCGGTCATGATGCTGCGGGTCCAGGCCGAACGTATGCACGGTGGCTTTTTCCCCTCGGCGCGCGAGTACTCGATCGCCTACGGCCTCAACGAGCGGCGGATGAAGCTCCTGCCCGAGCACGCCGTCGTCCTGCACCCCGGTCCGATGCTGCGCGGGATGGAGATCGCCTCGGCGGTCGCCGACTCCCCGGCTTCGGCCATCACCGAACAGGTCCGCAACGGCGTCCACGTGCGCATGGCGGTCCTTTATCACCTGCTTGCCAGTGAAGGAGCCGCCGCGTGA
- a CDS encoding transcriptional regulator, translating to MGDYAKALGAKLRGIRQQQGLSLHGVEQKSGGRWKAVVVGSYERGDRAVTVQKLAELADFYGVPVVELLPEGRVPSGAEPATKIVINLERLQQLPAEKVGPLARYAATIQSQRGDYNGKVLSIRTEDLRSLAIIYDMTPGELTEQLIDWGVLPPEARPSKED from the coding sequence ATGGGCGATTACGCCAAGGCGCTCGGGGCCAAGCTCCGCGGGATCCGCCAGCAGCAGGGCCTGTCCCTGCACGGGGTCGAGCAGAAGTCCGGAGGCCGCTGGAAGGCCGTCGTCGTCGGTTCGTACGAGCGCGGCGACCGCGCCGTCACCGTGCAGAAGCTCGCCGAGCTCGCCGATTTCTACGGCGTGCCGGTCGTCGAGCTGCTGCCGGAGGGCCGGGTGCCGTCGGGCGCCGAACCCGCCACGAAGATCGTCATCAACCTGGAGCGCCTCCAGCAGCTCCCGGCGGAGAAGGTCGGGCCGCTCGCCCGCTACGCGGCCACGATCCAGAGCCAGCGCGGCGACTACAACGGCAAGGTGCTCTCGATCCGCACCGAGGACCTGCGTTCGCTGGCGATCATCTACGACATGACCCCCGGCGAGCTCACCGAGCAGCTGATCGACTGGGGTGTGCTGCCACCAGAGGCTCGACCGTCCAAAGAGGACTAG
- the carB gene encoding carbamoyl-phosphate synthase large subunit has protein sequence MPKRTDIQHVLVIGSGPIVIGQAAEFDYSGTQACRVLREEGLRVSLVNSNPATIMTDPEFADSTYIEPVTPEFVEKVIAEERPDAILATLGGQTALNCAIALHERGVLEKYGVELIGADVDAIQRGEDRQKFKNIVADIGAHTPRSRVCTTMDEVRATVAEVGLPVVIRPSFTMGGLGSGMAHTDEELERLASTGLDESPVTEVLIEESVLGWKEFELELMRDRHDNVVVVCSIENIDAMGVHTGDSVTVAPAMTLTDREYQHMRDVGIDVLRAVGVDTGGCNIQFAINPADGRMVVIEMNPRVSRSSALASKATGFPIAKIAAKLAIGYTLDEIRNDITGETPAAFEPTLDYVVVKVPRFAFEKFPGADPTLTTTMKSVGEAMSFGRSFPEALGKALRSIDTKATGFWTRPDPEGATLESILDALRTPHDGRLYEVERALRFGGTVEQIHEASGIDPWFIDQIALIGEVGAEVRDAQVLDEPLLRRAKRTGLSDRQIASLRPELAGEDGVRALRRRLGVRPVYKTVDTCAAEFAAKTPYHYSAYETDPAAQSEITAQTEKPKVLILGSGPNRIGQGIEFDYSCVHAAIALREAGFEAVMVNCNPETVSTDYDTSDRLYFEPLSFEDVLEVVNAEQESGTVAGVIVQLGGQTPLSLAKRLADAGVPVIGTSPDAIHLAEDRGAFGEVLTDAGLPAPKYGTATSFEGAKRIADKIGYPVLVRPSYVLGGRGMEIVYDEESLAGYIHRATEVTPEHPVLVDRFLDDAIEIDVDALFDGDDLFLGGVMEHIEEAGIHSGDSSCALPPITLGRTDIETVRRSTEAIARGVGVRGLLNVQYALKDDVLYVLEANPRASRTVPFVSKATAVPLAKAAALIMTGSSIKDLRASGVLPAEGDGGQMPADSPVAVKEAVLPFHRFRTPEGHGVDSLLGPEMKSTGEVMGVDVSFGKAFAKSQAGAYGSLPTSGKVFVSVANRDKRSLVFPVKRLADLGFEILATSGTAEVLRRNGIACTVVRKHYEGSAEGEQNVVDVILSGEVQMVINTPYGNSGPRIDGYEIRTAAVSRDIPCITTVQGAAAAVHGIEAVIKGDIGVRSLQSLQAALKAKA, from the coding sequence ATGCCGAAGAGGACAGACATCCAGCACGTGCTGGTCATCGGCTCCGGGCCGATCGTGATCGGCCAGGCGGCGGAGTTCGACTACTCCGGCACCCAGGCCTGCCGCGTACTCCGCGAAGAGGGACTGCGCGTCTCGCTGGTGAACTCGAACCCGGCGACCATCATGACCGACCCCGAGTTCGCCGATTCCACCTACATCGAGCCGGTCACCCCGGAATTCGTCGAGAAGGTCATCGCCGAGGAGCGCCCCGACGCGATCCTCGCGACCCTCGGCGGGCAGACGGCGCTGAACTGCGCCATCGCCCTGCACGAGCGCGGTGTCCTGGAGAAGTACGGCGTCGAGCTGATCGGCGCCGACGTGGACGCCATCCAGCGCGGCGAGGACCGGCAGAAGTTCAAGAACATCGTCGCCGACATCGGTGCCCACACCCCGCGCAGCCGCGTCTGCACCACCATGGACGAGGTCCGCGCGACCGTCGCCGAGGTCGGCCTCCCCGTCGTCATCCGGCCGTCGTTCACCATGGGCGGGCTCGGCTCGGGCATGGCGCACACCGACGAGGAGCTGGAGCGGCTCGCCTCCACCGGCCTCGACGAGTCGCCGGTCACCGAGGTGCTCATCGAGGAGAGCGTCCTCGGCTGGAAGGAGTTCGAACTCGAGCTCATGCGCGACCGGCACGACAACGTGGTGGTCGTCTGCTCGATCGAGAACATCGACGCGATGGGCGTGCACACCGGCGACTCGGTCACCGTCGCGCCCGCGATGACCCTGACCGACCGCGAGTACCAGCACATGCGCGACGTCGGCATCGACGTGCTGCGCGCGGTCGGCGTCGACACCGGCGGCTGCAACATCCAGTTCGCGATCAACCCGGCCGACGGCCGCATGGTCGTCATCGAGATGAACCCCCGCGTCTCGCGCTCCAGCGCGTTGGCGTCGAAGGCGACCGGGTTCCCGATCGCCAAGATCGCCGCGAAGCTCGCCATCGGCTACACGCTCGACGAGATCCGCAACGACATCACCGGCGAGACCCCGGCGGCCTTCGAGCCGACGCTGGACTACGTCGTGGTGAAGGTGCCGCGGTTCGCCTTCGAGAAGTTCCCCGGCGCGGACCCCACGCTGACCACGACGATGAAGAGCGTCGGCGAGGCGATGTCGTTCGGCCGCAGCTTCCCCGAGGCCCTCGGCAAGGCGCTGCGCTCCATCGACACCAAGGCCACCGGCTTCTGGACCCGCCCCGACCCCGAAGGCGCGACGCTGGAGTCCATTTTGGACGCCCTGCGCACACCGCACGACGGGCGTCTCTACGAAGTCGAGCGGGCGCTGCGGTTCGGCGGCACCGTCGAGCAGATCCACGAAGCGTCGGGCATCGACCCGTGGTTCATCGACCAGATCGCCCTCATCGGCGAGGTCGGCGCCGAGGTCCGTGACGCCCAGGTGCTGGACGAGCCGCTGCTGCGGCGCGCCAAGCGGACCGGCCTGTCCGACCGCCAGATCGCCTCGCTGCGGCCGGAACTGGCCGGGGAGGACGGCGTCCGCGCGCTGCGCCGCCGTCTCGGCGTGCGGCCGGTGTACAAGACCGTCGACACCTGCGCGGCCGAGTTCGCGGCCAAGACGCCGTACCACTACTCGGCCTACGAGACCGATCCCGCCGCGCAGTCGGAGATCACCGCGCAGACCGAGAAGCCGAAGGTCCTGATCCTCGGCTCCGGGCCGAACCGCATCGGGCAGGGCATCGAGTTCGACTACTCGTGCGTGCACGCCGCGATCGCCCTGCGTGAGGCCGGTTTCGAGGCAGTCATGGTCAACTGCAACCCCGAGACCGTCTCCACCGACTACGACACCTCGGACAGGCTCTACTTCGAGCCGCTGTCGTTCGAGGACGTGCTGGAGGTCGTCAACGCCGAGCAGGAGTCGGGCACCGTCGCCGGCGTCATCGTGCAGCTGGGCGGCCAGACGCCGCTCTCGCTCGCGAAGCGCCTCGCCGACGCCGGTGTCCCGGTGATCGGCACCTCCCCGGACGCGATCCACCTCGCCGAGGACCGCGGCGCGTTCGGCGAGGTCCTCACCGACGCCGGGCTGCCCGCGCCGAAGTACGGCACGGCGACCTCGTTCGAGGGCGCCAAGCGGATCGCCGACAAGATCGGCTACCCGGTCCTGGTGCGGCCGTCCTACGTGCTGGGCGGACGCGGTATGGAGATCGTCTACGACGAGGAGTCGCTCGCCGGCTACATCCACCGCGCCACCGAGGTCACCCCCGAGCACCCGGTGCTGGTGGACCGCTTCCTCGACGACGCCATCGAGATCGACGTCGACGCGCTGTTCGACGGCGACGACCTCTTCCTCGGCGGCGTCATGGAGCACATCGAGGAGGCCGGGATCCACTCCGGCGACTCCTCCTGCGCGCTGCCGCCGATCACGCTGGGCCGGACCGACATCGAGACGGTGCGCCGCTCGACCGAGGCCATCGCGCGCGGCGTCGGCGTCCGCGGGCTCCTGAACGTCCAGTACGCGCTCAAGGACGACGTCCTGTACGTCCTGGAGGCCAACCCGCGCGCGTCGCGGACGGTGCCGTTCGTGTCGAAGGCGACCGCGGTCCCGCTGGCCAAGGCCGCGGCGCTGATCATGACCGGCTCCTCGATCAAGGACCTGCGCGCGAGCGGGGTGCTCCCGGCCGAGGGTGACGGCGGGCAGATGCCCGCCGATTCGCCGGTCGCGGTCAAGGAGGCGGTCCTGCCGTTCCACCGCTTCCGCACCCCCGAGGGCCACGGCGTCGACTCGCTGCTCGGCCCGGAGATGAAGTCCACCGGCGAGGTCATGGGAGTCGACGTCTCCTTCGGGAAGGCGTTCGCCAAGTCACAAGCGGGTGCCTACGGTTCGCTGCCGACGTCGGGCAAGGTGTTCGTCTCCGTCGCCAACCGCGACAAGCGCTCGCTGGTGTTCCCGGTGAAACGGCTGGCAGACCTCGGTTTCGAGATCCTCGCCACCTCGGGTACGGCGGAAGTGTTGCGGCGCAACGGGATCGCCTGCACCGTCGTGCGCAAACACTACGAAGGTTCGGCTGAAGGCGAACAGAACGTCGTGGATGTCATCCTCAGCGGCGAAGTGCAGATGGTGATCAACACCCCTTACGGCAACAGCGGTCCGCGGATCGACGGCTACGAAATCCGTACCGCCGCGGTGTCGCGGGACATCCCCTGCATCACCACGGTGCAGGGCGCGGCGGCGGCCGTGCACGGGATAGAGGCCGTCATCAAGGGCGACATCGGCGTGCGATCGCTGCAGAGCCTGCAGGCGGCGCTGAAGGCGAAGGCGTGA
- the mihF gene encoding integration host factor, actinobacterial type: MALPQLTEEQRAAALEKAAAARRIRAELKERLKRGGTTLVDVLKQAEENEVLGKMKVSALLEALPGVGKVRAQQTMERLEIAPSRRLRGLGDRQRKALLAEFSGE, from the coding sequence GTGGCACTTCCCCAGCTGACAGAGGAACAGCGCGCTGCGGCGCTGGAGAAGGCCGCCGCCGCCCGCCGCATCCGTGCTGAGCTGAAGGAGCGGCTGAAGCGGGGCGGTACCACTCTGGTCGACGTGTTGAAGCAGGCCGAGGAGAACGAAGTCCTCGGCAAGATGAAGGTCTCGGCTCTGCTCGAGGCTCTTCCGGGTGTCGGCAAGGTCCGCGCCCAGCAGACCATGGAACGACTGGAGATCGCACCCAGCCGTCGTCTTCGCGGCCTCGGCGACCGGCAGCGCAAGGCGCTGCTGGCCGAATTCAGCGGCGAGTGA
- the carA gene encoding glutamine-hydrolyzing carbamoyl-phosphate synthase small subunit, translated as MSTANGTRTPAALVLEDGRVFRGSAYGARGRSLGEAVFCTGMTGYQETLTDPSYHRQIVVQTAPQIGNTGWNDEDDESSRIWVSGYVVRDPARTPSNWRAKRTLDEELERQGVVGIAQVDTRTLTRHLREQGAMRSGVFSGDALGTDEEMLAEVQASPQMKGADLAGEVSTKQAYVVEAQGERKFRVAALDLGIKSNTPRLMAARGIEVHVLPSSSTVDDLLAIEADGVFLSNGPGDPATTAHATELTKSVLQREIPLFGICFGNQILGRALGLGTYKMRYGHRGINIPVIDVATKRVAITAQNHGFALEGEPGQRFETPFGAAQISHYCPNDDTVEGVRAFDVPAFSVQYHPEAAAGPHDAAPLFDEFVSLMEKAK; from the coding sequence ATGAGCACCGCGAACGGCACCCGCACACCGGCTGCGCTGGTACTGGAAGACGGCCGGGTGTTCCGTGGCTCCGCATACGGGGCCCGCGGACGGAGTCTGGGCGAGGCGGTGTTCTGCACCGGTATGACCGGCTACCAGGAGACGCTGACCGACCCCTCGTACCACCGGCAGATCGTGGTCCAGACCGCGCCGCAGATCGGCAACACCGGCTGGAACGACGAGGATGACGAGTCCTCGCGCATCTGGGTCTCCGGTTACGTCGTCCGCGACCCCGCGCGCACCCCGTCCAACTGGCGCGCCAAGCGCACGCTGGACGAGGAACTGGAGCGCCAAGGCGTCGTCGGGATCGCGCAAGTGGACACCCGCACGCTGACCCGGCACCTGCGCGAGCAGGGCGCCATGCGGTCCGGCGTCTTCTCGGGCGACGCGCTCGGCACCGACGAGGAGATGCTCGCCGAGGTGCAGGCCAGCCCGCAGATGAAGGGTGCCGACCTCGCCGGAGAGGTCAGCACGAAGCAGGCGTACGTCGTCGAAGCGCAGGGCGAGCGGAAGTTCCGCGTCGCCGCGCTGGACCTGGGCATCAAGTCCAACACCCCGCGCCTGATGGCCGCGCGCGGCATCGAGGTGCACGTGCTGCCCTCGTCGTCCACTGTGGACGATCTGCTCGCGATCGAGGCGGACGGTGTCTTCCTGTCCAACGGTCCCGGCGACCCGGCGACCACCGCGCACGCCACCGAATTGACGAAATCGGTGCTGCAGCGGGAGATCCCGCTGTTCGGCATCTGCTTCGGCAACCAGATCCTCGGCCGCGCGCTGGGGCTGGGCACCTACAAGATGCGCTACGGCCACCGCGGGATCAACATCCCGGTGATCGACGTGGCGACCAAACGCGTCGCGATCACCGCGCAGAACCACGGGTTCGCCCTCGAAGGCGAGCCGGGTCAGCGGTTCGAGACGCCGTTCGGCGCCGCGCAGATCTCGCACTACTGCCCGAACGACGACACCGTCGAAGGTGTCCGCGCGTTCGACGTCCCCGCGTTCTCGGTGCAGTACCACCCCGAGGCCGCCGCCGGCCCGCACGACGCGGCCCCCTTGTTCGATGAGTTCGTCAGCTTGATGGAGAAGGCCAAGTAA
- the nusB gene encoding transcription antitermination factor NusB, with protein sequence MADSGKTGKSPNRGGPISRRQARKRAVEMMYEAAQRGADAVTLLADRVGSVEVDPIADYTISLVEGVTGRKTAIDELLSEHAQGWTLDRMPPVDLAVLRVGVYELLWADDVPDPVAIDEAVGLAKELSTDDSPRFVNGVLGRIGTIADRLRAVL encoded by the coding sequence ATGGCTGACTCAGGCAAAACCGGCAAGTCCCCGAACCGCGGCGGGCCGATCAGCCGTCGTCAGGCGCGCAAGCGTGCCGTCGAGATGATGTACGAGGCCGCCCAGCGCGGTGCCGACGCGGTGACGCTGCTGGCGGACAGGGTCGGTTCGGTCGAGGTCGACCCGATCGCCGACTACACGATTTCGCTGGTCGAGGGCGTCACCGGGCGCAAGACCGCGATCGACGAGCTGCTCTCCGAGCACGCTCAGGGCTGGACGCTGGACCGGATGCCGCCGGTGGATCTCGCGGTGCTCCGGGTCGGCGTCTACGAGCTCCTGTGGGCCGACGACGTGCCGGATCCGGTCGCCATCGACGAGGCCGTCGGGCTGGCGAAGGAGCTGTCGACCGACGACTCGCCGCGGTTCGTGAACGGCGTTCTCGGCCGCATCGGCACCATCGCCGACAGGCTGCGCGCGGTCCTCTAG
- the pyrR gene encoding bifunctional pyr operon transcriptional regulator/uracil phosphoribosyltransferase PyrR: MSSRPRGAAEPAGERELLSSGDVARTIARMAHQVIEKTALGAGGSTPPVLLGIPTRGTPLALRLADKIAEFSGIRPPTGALDITLYRDDLRRRPPRALEHSQLPPTGIDDAVVILVDDVLFSGRTIRAALDALRDHGRPRAVQLAVLVDRGHRELPIRADYVGKNVPTSRAEGIEVLLSEVDGRDSVLLRTLNESASPEGDRS; encoded by the coding sequence TTGTCGTCACGCCCGCGTGGCGCGGCGGAACCGGCGGGAGAGCGTGAGCTGCTCTCGTCCGGGGATGTCGCGCGCACGATCGCCCGAATGGCCCACCAGGTCATCGAGAAGACCGCTCTCGGTGCCGGTGGCTCGACTCCGCCCGTGTTGCTGGGCATCCCCACTCGGGGTACCCCGCTCGCCCTGCGGCTCGCGGACAAGATCGCCGAGTTCTCCGGCATCCGTCCGCCGACCGGCGCGCTGGACATCACGCTCTACCGCGATGATCTCCGCCGCCGCCCGCCCCGCGCGCTCGAACATTCGCAGCTGCCGCCGACCGGTATCGACGACGCGGTGGTGATCCTGGTCGACGACGTGCTGTTCTCCGGCCGCACCATCCGCGCCGCTCTCGACGCCTTGCGCGACCACGGCCGCCCGCGCGCGGTCCAGCTGGCCGTGCTGGTCGACCGCGGCCACCGCGAACTGCCGATCCGCGCCGACTACGTGGGCAAGAACGTGCCCACCTCGCGCGCCGAGGGGATCGAGGTCCTGCTGTCCGAAGTGGACGGACGGGATTCGGTCCTGCTGCGGACGTTGAACGAGAGCGCTTCACCAGAAGGAGATCGATCGTGA
- the efp gene encoding elongation factor P, which translates to MATTNDLKNGLVLNLDGQLWTVTAFQHVKPGKGGAFVRTTLKHVLTGKVVDKTFNAGTKVETATVDRRNMTYLYKDGADFVFMDAETYDQITVLAETVADNANYLLENFEVQVAVHEGTPLYIELPTSVELIVQHTDPGLQGDRSTGGTKPATLETGAEIQVPLFLTTGEKIKVDTRDGRYLGRVSN; encoded by the coding sequence GTGGCCACCACCAACGACCTGAAGAACGGGCTCGTCCTCAACCTCGACGGCCAGCTCTGGACCGTCACCGCGTTCCAGCACGTCAAGCCGGGCAAGGGCGGCGCGTTCGTCCGCACCACGCTCAAGCACGTGCTGACCGGCAAGGTCGTCGACAAGACCTTCAACGCGGGCACGAAGGTCGAGACGGCCACCGTCGACCGCCGGAACATGACGTACCTGTACAAGGACGGCGCGGACTTCGTGTTCATGGACGCGGAGACCTACGACCAGATCACCGTGCTGGCCGAGACGGTCGCCGACAACGCGAACTACCTGCTCGAGAACTTCGAGGTCCAGGTCGCGGTGCACGAGGGCACCCCGCTGTACATCGAGCTGCCGACCTCGGTCGAGCTGATCGTCCAGCACACCGACCCCGGCCTGCAGGGCGACCGTTCCACCGGTGGCACCAAGCCCGCCACCCTGGAGACCGGCGCCGAGATCCAGGTGCCGCTGTTCCTCACCACCGGCGAGAAGATCAAGGTCGACACCCGTGACGGCCGCTACCTGGGCCGCGTCTCCAACTGA